A portion of the Pseudodesulfovibrio alkaliphilus genome contains these proteins:
- a CDS encoding M23 family metallopeptidase: MKKEGSKGFSVALTAIIVVLALAAGGFMLFKDTTPPTISVAPDGPYLGREAKITIAVEDPGSGLKSIVVAVVQKGKRTVLADRTFPGGSMQTEETIDLARGEIAEGEFSIEITARDASIYPFGAAGVAVAHKDYVFDATPPRIFVQSHTNNLNQGGSGLMVFTLSEPAVSAGIRVGERFFPAYQQPEGDNLYHCMFTMPWDTPPSAFKPMIEATDKAGNTASRTFSHHANPRQFRKDRINLSDSFFETTIPEFQGLVPNSGTLLDQYLFINRELRKQNRDTLVELGRQTSPTMLWSGPFARLPNAANRARFADARDYYYQGKIVDHQTHMGLDLASLKNAAVPAGNHGTIVFADFLGIYGNVVVIDHGLGLQSIYAHLNSMEVEVGQTVSKDDIVGHTGITGLAGGDHLHYEINISGVPVQPIEWWDDNWIRNNITSKLE, from the coding sequence ATGAAAAAAGAAGGCAGCAAAGGGTTTTCCGTCGCCCTCACGGCGATCATAGTTGTCCTCGCCCTTGCGGCGGGCGGATTCATGCTCTTCAAGGACACGACTCCGCCGACGATCTCCGTCGCCCCGGACGGCCCCTATCTGGGGCGCGAGGCAAAGATCACCATCGCGGTCGAGGATCCGGGCAGCGGCCTGAAATCCATTGTGGTGGCCGTGGTCCAGAAAGGCAAACGCACCGTGCTTGCGGACCGGACCTTCCCGGGCGGCTCCATGCAGACCGAAGAGACCATCGACCTGGCCCGCGGAGAGATTGCCGAAGGAGAATTCTCCATCGAAATCACAGCGAGAGACGCCTCCATCTACCCCTTTGGCGCGGCCGGAGTGGCCGTTGCCCACAAGGACTATGTCTTTGATGCCACCCCGCCGCGAATCTTTGTGCAATCCCACACCAACAACCTCAACCAGGGCGGGAGCGGCCTGATGGTCTTCACCCTGTCCGAGCCTGCAGTCAGTGCAGGCATCCGAGTGGGCGAACGGTTCTTCCCGGCCTATCAGCAGCCCGAAGGCGACAACCTCTACCACTGCATGTTCACCATGCCCTGGGACACCCCTCCGTCGGCATTCAAACCCATGATCGAGGCCACGGACAAAGCGGGAAACACCGCCTCGCGCACCTTCAGCCATCACGCCAACCCGCGTCAATTCCGCAAGGACCGCATCAATTTGTCGGACTCCTTCTTCGAGACCACCATCCCCGAGTTCCAGGGGCTGGTGCCCAACTCCGGCACCCTGCTTGACCAGTACCTCTTCATTAACAGGGAGTTACGCAAGCAAAACCGCGACACGCTGGTAGAACTGGGGCGCCAGACCTCACCGACCATGCTCTGGAGCGGCCCATTCGCCCGGCTGCCAAATGCGGCCAACAGGGCACGCTTCGCCGACGCCCGCGACTACTACTATCAGGGAAAGATCGTGGACCATCAGACCCACATGGGCCTTGACCTTGCCAGCCTCAAGAACGCGGCCGTGCCTGCCGGCAACCACGGAACCATCGTCTTTGCCGACTTCCTGGGCATCTACGGCAATGTGGTGGTCATCGACCACGGCCTTGGGCTGCAATCGATATACGCCCACCTCAATTCAATGGAAGTGGAGGTCGGTCAGACCGTGTCCAAGGACGACATCGTGGGCCACACCGGCATCACCGGACTGGCCGGGGGCGACCACCTGCATTACGAGATCAACATCTCGGGCGTCCCGGTCCAGCCCATCGAATGGTGGGATGATAACTGGATACGCAACAACATCACCTCAAAGCTGGAATAA
- a CDS encoding CBS domain-containing protein has protein sequence MLRVKDLMTAPVFSLRETDSLQSARALMDLQRIRHIPIVTVDNIFTGLVTNRDVLAATVSGLAEMDPETQREIDAGIPIREIMRTDIKTVDENSSLKVAAQTLLNHKYGCLPVVHDGQLRGILTEADFLRLTINLMDALDKD, from the coding sequence ATGCTCAGAGTCAAGGATCTCATGACCGCGCCAGTCTTCTCCCTACGCGAAACAGACTCCCTGCAAAGCGCCCGCGCACTGATGGATCTCCAACGAATCCGCCATATCCCCATCGTGACCGTGGACAACATCTTCACCGGACTGGTGACGAACAGGGATGTCTTGGCAGCCACGGTTTCCGGTCTGGCCGAGATGGACCCGGAGACCCAGCGTGAAATCGACGCGGGCATCCCCATCCGGGAAATCATGCGTACCGACATCAAGACCGTTGACGAGAACTCCTCGCTCAAGGTGGCAGCCCAAACCCTGCTCAATCACAAGTACGGCTGTCTGCCCGTAGTGCACGACGGCCAACTCCGAGGGATTCTCACCGAAGCGGACTTCCTGCGCCTGACCATCAATCTCATGGACGCACTGGACAAGGACTAG
- a CDS encoding protein-L-isoaspartate(D-aspartate) O-methyltransferase — protein MVDPVRSRERMVREQIEARGVADPAVLDALRSLPRHLFVEEAFACKAYSDGPLPIGEGQTISQPYIVARMSELLEVKPGMTVLEIGTGSGYQAAVLAHMGADVYTVERIRKLFFTARKRFTDMRLFSIKLKLDDGTMGWPEHAPYDRIIVTAGGPEVPEPLIGQLADPGRMVIPVGESRRLQRLVLVEKIDGHITHSDHGGVAFVDLVGQYGW, from the coding sequence ATGGTTGATCCGGTGAGGTCCAGAGAGCGCATGGTGCGCGAGCAGATCGAGGCACGCGGCGTGGCCGACCCGGCTGTGCTCGACGCGTTGCGGTCCCTCCCCAGACATCTCTTCGTGGAAGAGGCGTTCGCCTGCAAGGCATACTCGGACGGCCCTCTGCCCATCGGCGAAGGGCAGACCATTTCTCAGCCCTATATCGTGGCTCGCATGTCCGAACTGCTTGAGGTCAAGCCGGGCATGACCGTGCTGGAAATCGGCACCGGCTCGGGCTATCAGGCCGCCGTGTTGGCCCATATGGGAGCCGATGTCTACACCGTGGAGCGTATCCGCAAGCTTTTCTTCACCGCACGCAAGCGTTTCACGGACATGCGTCTTTTTTCCATCAAGCTCAAACTCGACGATGGGACCATGGGCTGGCCCGAACATGCGCCGTATGACCGCATCATCGTCACCGCCGGAGGTCCCGAGGTGCCAGAGCCGCTGATCGGGCAATTGGCCGATCCCGGCCGCATGGTTATTCCGGTGGGCGAGTCGCGTCGCTTGCAGCGGCTGGTCCTCGTGGAGAAGATTGATGGGCATATCACTCATTCCGATCACGGCGGCGTGGCCTTTGTGGACCTTGTCGGCCAGTACGGGTGGTAG
- a CDS encoding DUF368 domain-containing protein — translation MSGDKATLAQAFMASPGPRNKREAALLWAKGVCMGTADIIPGVSGGTIAFITGIYGQLVDAIRSFDAVFVRRLFDLDIAGALASVHLRFLACLLLGVLTAVVGMAQVVNWLLHSHPIEIWALFFGLIAASVYVVGREIRPLNAVNLALTALGAAVSYALVGMIPVTTPETLPFIFLCGAIAICAMILPGISGAFLLLMLGKYEYITGTLRNPLAADNLLVIAVFACGAGVGIIVFSRILHYLLHRWHVAAVSVLTGFMLGALRKVWPWKEVLESVVIGGRERVLREHNVLPDVDGGLFVAVGLVLAGVVVVLLLDKVSRSGNKA, via the coding sequence ATGTCTGGCGACAAGGCAACTTTGGCCCAGGCCTTCATGGCCAGCCCTGGCCCGCGCAACAAGCGCGAGGCCGCGCTGCTCTGGGCCAAGGGCGTGTGCATGGGTACAGCCGACATTATTCCCGGCGTCTCCGGCGGTACAATTGCTTTCATCACCGGCATCTACGGTCAGCTGGTGGACGCCATCCGTTCCTTTGACGCCGTTTTCGTCCGTCGTCTATTCGATTTGGACATTGCCGGGGCGCTTGCCTCGGTCCACTTGCGTTTTCTGGCGTGTCTGCTCCTTGGCGTTCTCACTGCCGTGGTCGGCATGGCCCAGGTGGTGAATTGGCTGCTGCACAGTCATCCCATAGAGATTTGGGCACTCTTCTTTGGCCTGATCGCGGCCTCGGTGTATGTGGTCGGCCGGGAGATACGGCCCCTGAATGCGGTCAATCTGGCCCTGACGGCGTTGGGGGCGGCGGTCAGCTATGCTCTGGTAGGCATGATTCCCGTGACCACCCCCGAAACCTTGCCCTTTATATTCCTGTGTGGGGCCATCGCCATCTGCGCCATGATCCTCCCCGGCATCAGCGGTGCCTTTTTGCTCCTGATGCTGGGCAAGTATGAGTATATAACCGGAACCCTGAGGAACCCCCTGGCGGCGGACAACCTGTTGGTCATTGCGGTCTTCGCCTGCGGGGCCGGAGTCGGCATAATTGTCTTTTCGCGTATCCTGCACTATCTTCTTCATAGATGGCATGTGGCCGCAGTGAGTGTGCTCACCGGCTTCATGCTCGGCGCCCTCAGAAAGGTCTGGCCGTGGAAGGAAGTGCTTGAGAGTGTAGTCATCGGTGGCAGGGAGCGTGTTCTGCGCGAACACAATGTGCTGCCCGATGTGGATGGCGGCTTGTTCGTTGCCGTCGGTCTGGTTTTGGCCGGAGTGGTTGTCGTTCTGCTGCTGGACAAAGTGTCGCGCAGCGGAAATAAAGCGTGA
- a CDS encoding Mrp/NBP35 family ATP-binding protein, protein MSGCSSGSCSSSGEKSAASAKMQIQDEMIRSTLQKIKYKLFIMSGKGGVGKSSVSVNVAAALAARGYKVGLLDVDIHGPSVPTLLGLSGALDINRGSLILPKEYNENLHVVSMESLLKDPDQAVLWRGPMKTSAIRQFVSDVQWGELDFLVVDSPPGTGDEPMTVLKTVPEALCVVVTTPQEVSLSDVRKSINFLQYARANVLGVVENMSGLVCPHCHESIDLFKKGGGRDLAERYGLEFLGAIPLDPATVVAGDMGRPVVLLEEESFAKRAFIQLADTIAEAAQKSLEAASTNT, encoded by the coding sequence ATGAGTGGTTGCAGTTCAGGTTCTTGCAGCAGCAGTGGCGAGAAGAGCGCGGCAAGCGCCAAGATGCAGATTCAGGACGAGATGATCCGGTCCACATTGCAAAAGATCAAATACAAGCTCTTCATCATGAGCGGCAAGGGCGGGGTGGGCAAAAGCTCAGTCTCGGTCAACGTGGCCGCGGCCCTGGCCGCCAGGGGCTACAAGGTGGGCCTGCTTGATGTCGACATCCACGGCCCCAGTGTGCCGACACTGCTCGGCCTCTCTGGCGCCCTCGACATCAATCGGGGATCGTTGATCCTTCCCAAGGAATACAACGAGAACCTGCATGTGGTTTCCATGGAATCCCTGCTCAAGGACCCGGATCAGGCTGTGCTCTGGCGAGGTCCCATGAAGACTTCGGCCATCCGGCAGTTCGTATCCGATGTGCAGTGGGGCGAGCTGGATTTTCTGGTGGTCGATTCGCCTCCCGGCACTGGCGACGAGCCCATGACTGTTCTCAAGACCGTGCCCGAGGCCCTGTGCGTGGTTGTCACCACGCCCCAGGAGGTGTCTCTGTCCGATGTGCGCAAGTCCATAAATTTCCTGCAATATGCCCGCGCCAACGTCCTTGGCGTGGTGGAGAACATGAGCGGGTTGGTCTGCCCGCATTGCCACGAGTCCATCGATCTGTTCAAAAAAGGGGGAGGCAGGGATCTGGCTGAGCGATACGGCCTGGAATTTCTGGGAGCCATTCCCCTGGACCCGGCCACGGTTGTGGCTGGCGATATGGGCAGACCTGTGGTATTGCTTGAAGAAGAATCTTTCGCCAAACGTGCCTTCATCCAACTGGCCGACACCATCGCCGAAGCGGCCCAGAAGAGTCTCGAAGCCGCCTCGACCAACACCTAG
- the pgsA gene encoding CDP-diacylglycerol--glycerol-3-phosphate 3-phosphatidyltransferase encodes MRKDIFNLPNCLTMARILAAPVVVLLLYFEMWFGFRLGAYGAFAVFVVASVTDYFDGKIAREQNIITNLGKFLDPLADKLLICSVLIMLVRLGPEWRVPAWMVIIIIGRELAVTGMRAVAAEMGEVVAADTLGKAKTLLQTLATGFLIFHYPLLGFDPRPVGHALLWAALALTVFSGGNYLYNFYKKWLKTAEN; translated from the coding sequence ATGAGAAAGGATATTTTCAACCTGCCCAACTGCCTGACCATGGCCAGGATTCTTGCCGCTCCGGTGGTGGTTCTGCTGCTGTATTTCGAGATGTGGTTCGGGTTTAGGCTCGGGGCTTATGGTGCCTTTGCGGTGTTTGTCGTTGCCTCGGTCACCGACTATTTTGACGGCAAGATCGCCCGGGAGCAGAATATCATCACCAACCTGGGCAAATTTCTCGACCCTTTGGCCGACAAGCTGCTTATCTGCTCGGTGTTGATCATGCTGGTTCGTCTTGGCCCGGAGTGGCGCGTTCCCGCATGGATGGTGATCATTATCATTGGTCGCGAGCTGGCTGTGACCGGCATGCGTGCCGTGGCTGCAGAAATGGGCGAGGTGGTCGCGGCAGACACGCTTGGCAAGGCCAAGACCCTGCTCCAGACCCTGGCCACGGGCTTTTTGATATTTCATTACCCCCTGCTTGGTTTTGATCCCCGCCCCGTGGGCCATGCGCTGCTCTGGGCGGCCCTGGCGCTCACGGTTTTTTCCGGCGGGAATTATCTGTACAATTTCTATAAAAAGTGGTTAAAAACTGCAGAGAATTGA
- a CDS encoding FtsB family cell division protein yields the protein MHGRIIIVALLLFINLFLLFRLIWSDQGVFAYLELKGRYELLQGRIEAVDRRSLNLSQEIRRLKSDPTYQEKVIRERMNFVKRDEILYIFPDETAKQPGDAAHEQEN from the coding sequence ATGCACGGGCGTATTATTATTGTCGCACTGCTGCTCTTCATCAATCTGTTTCTGCTGTTCAGGCTGATCTGGAGCGATCAGGGCGTTTTCGCCTACCTGGAACTGAAGGGTCGATACGAGTTGCTCCAGGGGCGCATTGAGGCGGTGGACAGGCGGAGTCTGAACTTGAGCCAGGAGATCCGTCGGTTGAAGTCGGACCCGACATATCAGGAGAAAGTCATCCGCGAGCGTATGAACTTTGTCAAACGCGACGAAATCCTTTACATCTTTCCTGACGAAACCGCCAAACAGCCGGGAGATGCAGCCCATGAACAAGAAAATTGA
- a CDS encoding tetratricopeptide repeat protein, protein MNKKIEWYQEVLSLEPGSRIFFALAKLFVENGNPEDAIITLKRGLDRHPDYLEARMLLVELLTELGREEEVHDQLERVTSSLRDYPAFWRGWARSLPPEQRDLAVFLMLVSSNLTGDTIKWTDVVFEGISTLADRLVGAPLPPPSDCPPPSYLPRAAAEPGRRDRGASARPGMGSFRTKTMADLLASQGDTAGALEIYRELLHSSVSDDRRSELAARITELEARLAEAPEPGRREDVFGVHAKNRLISTLETLAARFEARAQS, encoded by the coding sequence ATGAACAAGAAAATTGAGTGGTATCAGGAAGTTCTCTCTCTTGAGCCAGGGTCGAGAATCTTTTTCGCCCTGGCCAAGCTGTTTGTGGAAAACGGTAATCCCGAAGATGCCATCATCACCCTCAAGCGCGGCCTGGACAGGCATCCCGACTACCTTGAGGCGCGGATGCTCCTGGTAGAGCTTTTGACCGAACTGGGGCGCGAGGAAGAGGTCCACGATCAACTTGAGCGCGTGACCAGTTCCCTGCGCGACTATCCGGCCTTCTGGCGGGGCTGGGCCAGGAGTCTTCCTCCGGAGCAGCGGGATCTGGCCGTATTTTTGATGCTCGTTTCGTCCAATCTTACCGGGGACACCATCAAGTGGACGGATGTGGTCTTCGAAGGTATCAGCACCCTGGCCGACAGGCTGGTGGGTGCACCGTTGCCCCCTCCCTCCGACTGCCCGCCGCCGTCCTATCTGCCCCGCGCAGCAGCCGAGCCTGGAAGGCGTGATCGAGGCGCATCGGCCCGACCCGGTATGGGCTCGTTCCGTACAAAAACCATGGCCGACCTGCTCGCCTCGCAGGGCGATACGGCTGGTGCCCTTGAAATCTACCGCGAATTGCTGCATTCATCCGTTTCGGACGATCGGCGCAGCGAGCTTGCCGCCCGCATCACCGAATTGGAGGCGCGGCTGGCCGAGGCCCCGGAACCGGGCAGACGCGAGGATGTCTTTGGCGTCCATGCAAAAAACCGTCTCATCAGCACCCTTGAAACCCTGGCTGCGCGTTTCGAGGCCCGGGCTCAGAGCTGA
- the fbp gene encoding class 1 fructose-bisphosphatase, translated as MPQQVTVTEHILLHQKLIPGATGQFTRLFNELVLSAKIITRAVTKAGLVDILGFTGDVNIQGEEVKKLDDYANRILIHRLARSGVLCAMASEENADIIEVPESLPRGDYIIIFDPLDGSSNIDVNVNIGTIFSIYKRKSDPQGPLMSSDVLQKGNEQVAAGYILYGSSTMLVFTSGDGVHGFTLDPSVGEFLLSHPNIRIPEQGKIYSVNEGYERYWDRDTKKALDYFKSPKNALRKPYSGRYIGSLVADIHRNLLYGGIFMYPADLRDPKKPSGKLRLTCECNPMAFIVEQAGGLATNGSTRILDIEPDHLHQRIPFFCGSLNDVRVVQEIFNAERRKKSR; from the coding sequence ATGCCGCAGCAGGTCACGGTGACGGAGCACATTCTACTGCACCAGAAGTTGATTCCCGGGGCCACGGGGCAGTTTACCCGGCTGTTCAACGAGCTGGTCCTTTCGGCCAAGATCATCACCCGTGCGGTGACCAAGGCCGGGCTGGTGGACATCCTCGGCTTCACGGGCGATGTGAATATCCAGGGTGAGGAGGTCAAGAAGCTTGACGATTATGCCAACCGCATCCTGATCCACCGGCTGGCCCGTTCCGGTGTGCTCTGCGCCATGGCCTCCGAGGAGAACGCGGACATCATTGAGGTACCGGAGTCCCTGCCTCGCGGCGACTATATCATCATTTTCGACCCCCTGGACGGCTCATCCAACATTGATGTCAACGTCAACATCGGCACTATTTTCTCCATCTACAAACGAAAAAGCGACCCGCAGGGGCCGCTTATGTCCAGCGATGTGTTGCAAAAGGGCAATGAGCAGGTGGCGGCGGGGTACATCCTTTACGGTTCGTCCACCATGCTTGTGTTCACCTCGGGCGACGGAGTCCACGGGTTTACCCTGGACCCGAGCGTGGGCGAGTTTTTGCTCTCGCATCCGAATATACGCATTCCTGAGCAGGGCAAGATATATTCTGTCAACGAGGGGTATGAGCGGTACTGGGATCGCGACACGAAGAAGGCTTTAGACTACTTCAAGTCGCCCAAGAATGCCTTGCGCAAGCCATACAGCGGCCGTTATATCGGCTCTCTGGTGGCGGACATCCACCGCAACCTGCTCTATGGCGGTATATTCATGTATCCTGCAGATCTGCGAGATCCCAAGAAGCCCAGCGGCAAACTGCGCCTGACGTGTGAATGCAACCCCATGGCCTTCATTGTTGAGCAGGCGGGCGGGTTGGCCACCAATGGTTCCACCCGTATCCTCGATATCGAACCGGACCATCTGCACCAGCGCATTCCGTTTTTTTGTGGTTCCCTCAACGATGTCAGAGTGGTGCAGGAAATCTTCAACGCCGAGCGCAGAAAGAAAAGCCGCTGA
- the tsaD gene encoding tRNA (adenosine(37)-N6)-threonylcarbamoyltransferase complex transferase subunit TsaD has translation MRILGIETSCDETAVALVEDGRLVGERLATQIDVHALFGGVVPEIASREHLRVLPRLFDELMTDTGLTPADLDGVAVARGPGLLGSLLVGLSFSKGLCLATGAPLVGVNHLMAHLLAPGLDGALRFPALGLLVSGGHTHIYLLRSATDFELLGRTLDDAAGEAFDKVAKLLNIAYPGGRFIDMLASEAEPDTALFPRPYVDNDNLDFSFSGLKTAVANHVAAHPEVVLDKMAGAEGLAGISGVRRQELARICASFNWSVAQTLKIKVERALERTQGVCSLIVAGGVAANSAVRRTMAQVADSAGVALTLPSLSLCTDNAAMIAYAGWLLFRAGYRHGLDLEAVPRGRAIPEDWSVCGDKRTMEWK, from the coding sequence ATGCGCATTCTCGGAATCGAGACTTCCTGCGACGAGACCGCCGTGGCCCTGGTCGAGGACGGGCGACTGGTCGGGGAACGCCTGGCCACGCAGATTGATGTTCATGCGCTCTTTGGCGGCGTGGTGCCCGAGATCGCCTCGCGGGAGCATTTGCGCGTGTTGCCGCGTTTGTTTGACGAGTTGATGACCGATACGGGGTTGACCCCTGCCGACCTTGACGGCGTGGCCGTTGCCCGTGGACCGGGGCTGCTCGGCAGTCTGCTGGTGGGGTTGAGTTTTTCCAAGGGGCTGTGTCTGGCCACCGGGGCGCCTCTTGTTGGCGTCAATCATCTCATGGCCCACCTGCTGGCTCCGGGGCTCGATGGGGCGTTGCGCTTCCCGGCTCTGGGTCTGCTCGTCTCGGGTGGACATACCCATATTTATCTCCTGCGTTCGGCCACCGACTTCGAGCTGCTGGGGCGCACCCTGGACGACGCTGCCGGGGAAGCCTTCGACAAGGTGGCCAAGCTCCTTAACATTGCCTATCCAGGTGGCCGTTTCATTGATATGCTTGCCAGCGAAGCCGAGCCGGACACCGCGCTTTTTCCGCGGCCCTATGTGGATAACGACAACCTGGATTTCAGCTTCAGCGGCCTGAAGACGGCTGTGGCCAATCATGTGGCTGCTCACCCTGAGGTGGTACTTGACAAAATGGCCGGGGCAGAGGGCCTGGCCGGAATCTCCGGTGTGCGCAGGCAGGAGCTCGCCAGAATTTGCGCCTCCTTCAACTGGAGCGTGGCCCAGACATTGAAGATCAAAGTGGAACGCGCCTTGGAACGGACGCAAGGGGTGTGCAGCCTGATCGTGGCCGGGGGCGTGGCCGCCAACTCGGCGGTGCGTCGGACCATGGCCCAGGTGGCTGATTCGGCCGGGGTGGCACTGACCCTGCCCTCCCTTTCGCTGTGCACAGACAACGCGGCCATGATCGCCTATGCCGGGTGGCTTCTGTTCCGGGCCGGGTATCGTCACGGCCTTGACCTGGAGGCGGTGCCCCGGGGCAGGGCAATCCCCGAGGACTGGTCCGTCTGCGGCGACAAGCGGACCATGGAGTGGAAATAA
- the trxA gene encoding thioredoxin, with translation MANQITDGNFEQEVLQSDVPVLIDFWAPWCGPCRAMGPVIDELAEEYAGQVKIAKMNVDENSATPGKYGIRAIPTLILFKDGEVVDQSTGAVSKSSIKEMIAKKAL, from the coding sequence ATGGCCAATCAGATCACCGACGGTAATTTCGAGCAGGAAGTTCTGCAGAGCGATGTCCCTGTCCTCATCGACTTCTGGGCCCCTTGGTGCGGGCCCTGCCGGGCCATGGGCCCTGTCATCGACGAGCTGGCCGAGGAATATGCGGGCCAGGTCAAGATCGCCAAGATGAACGTGGACGAGAATTCTGCCACTCCCGGCAAGTACGGCATCCGGGCCATCCCCACCTTGATCCTTTTCAAGGACGGTGAGGTGGTGGACCAGAGCACCGGAGCGGTTTCCAAGAGCAGCATCAAGGAAATGATTGCGAAGAAGGCGTTATAG
- the trxB gene encoding thioredoxin-disulfide reductase encodes MKVYDAVVIGGGPAGMTAALYLLRSGVKTAMVEKLSPGGQVLMTSEIENYPGFPSGLQGWELADRFAAHLESYPLERINDEVRGIEFGTPVHTIKVGDEDIQARAIILATGSRYRKLGVPGEDRLVGRGVSYCALCDGNFFRERDVAVIGGGNSALEEALYLARLVNKIYLIHRREDFRGLLCYQEKCFSHEKIEVLRSTVVEEIVGHSSLESLALHDLNTGERKQLVVDGAFIFVGFEPIMDFVPETVTKDRNGVITDVEMRTNIPGVFAAGDIRSKMCRQVASAVGDGATAATAAFSYLEQLGQ; translated from the coding sequence ATGAAGGTATATGACGCCGTCGTCATAGGGGGCGGCCCGGCAGGGATGACGGCTGCCCTGTACCTCTTGCGCTCGGGCGTGAAGACCGCCATGGTGGAGAAGCTCTCCCCTGGGGGACAGGTACTCATGACCTCGGAGATCGAGAATTATCCAGGTTTTCCCTCGGGACTCCAAGGGTGGGAATTGGCCGACAGGTTTGCCGCCCATCTGGAGAGCTATCCACTTGAGCGGATCAACGACGAGGTCAGGGGCATCGAGTTCGGAACCCCTGTCCATACCATCAAGGTGGGCGATGAGGACATTCAGGCCCGGGCCATCATCCTCGCCACCGGATCTCGCTACCGCAAGCTCGGCGTGCCCGGTGAGGACCGGCTGGTGGGGCGCGGAGTGTCCTATTGCGCCCTGTGCGACGGCAACTTCTTTCGCGAGCGCGATGTGGCCGTCATCGGCGGGGGCAACTCCGCCCTTGAGGAGGCCCTGTATTTGGCCCGTTTGGTGAACAAGATCTACCTCATCCATCGGCGTGAGGATTTTCGGGGTCTGCTCTGTTATCAGGAAAAGTGCTTCAGCCATGAAAAAATCGAGGTGCTGCGCAGCACGGTGGTCGAGGAAATAGTGGGGCACAGTTCCCTTGAATCTCTTGCTCTGCATGACCTGAACACCGGAGAGCGGAAGCAGTTGGTCGTGGACGGCGCCTTCATCTTCGTCGGGTTCGAGCCGATCATGGATTTTGTGCCCGAAACGGTGACCAAAGACCGCAACGGCGTCATTACCGATGTGGAGATGCGCACCAACATTCCCGGAGTCTTCGCGGCGGGCGACATCCGCTCCAAGATGTGCCGTCAGGTGGCCTCGGCCGTGGGCGACGGCGCCACCGCCGCCACCGCCGCCTTCTCCTATCTCGAACAGCTGGGCCAGTAG
- a CDS encoding outer membrane protein assembly factor BamD, protein MRSSRFIASFLFLWLVSGCALIDMYFLPPPQDTAQELYEAGVDAMAAKEYDNAQKYFSLLKDRFPFSPYALKAELGLGDAYYLDAEYLLALDAYKEFEALHPSHESIPYVLFQIGSANFNLFRSIDTRQDNIKEGLEYFYRLQERYPDSEYSQVAADMIVRGRRILAEHEVYVADFFWRTGQYGPAWHRYQYVVENFPDVSDLRDYSRGRAEYSYFEYQKTLSEEERQRVQGSWLRWLKKWL, encoded by the coding sequence ATGCGGTCGTCCCGTTTCATTGCGTCCTTTCTTTTTCTTTGGCTGGTGTCAGGATGCGCTCTGATCGACATGTATTTCCTGCCGCCGCCCCAGGATACTGCCCAGGAACTTTACGAGGCGGGCGTGGACGCCATGGCCGCCAAGGAGTATGATAACGCGCAGAAATACTTCTCCCTGCTCAAGGATCGGTTCCCGTTCAGTCCCTATGCCTTGAAAGCGGAGCTTGGCCTTGGCGATGCCTACTATCTTGATGCGGAATACCTGCTTGCCCTGGACGCCTATAAGGAATTTGAGGCCCTGCATCCGAGCCACGAATCCATTCCCTATGTTCTTTTCCAGATAGGCAGTGCCAACTTCAATCTTTTCAGGTCCATTGACACAAGGCAGGACAACATCAAGGAAGGGCTTGAGTACTTTTACCGGCTCCAGGAACGCTACCCGGATTCGGAGTACTCCCAGGTCGCAGCGGACATGATTGTTCGAGGCCGTCGCATCCTGGCGGAACATGAGGTCTATGTGGCCGATTTCTTCTGGCGTACCGGGCAGTACGGCCCGGCCTGGCATCGCTATCAGTATGTGGTTGAGAACTTTCCTGACGTGTCGGACCTGCGAGATTATTCGCGGGGCAGGGCGGAATATTCCTATTTCGAGTATCAGAAGACCCTCTCCGAGGAGGAGCGCCAGCGTGTTCAGGGCAGTTGGCTTCGCTGGCTCAAGAAGTGGTTGTAA